One genomic window of Arachis hypogaea cultivar Tifrunner chromosome 8, arahy.Tifrunner.gnm2.J5K5, whole genome shotgun sequence includes the following:
- the LOC112706819 gene encoding P-loop NTPase domain-containing protein LPA1 homolog 1 isoform X3: MGEVGKILYMVVVDDDADKKDKGKDSFRYTRPVLQSTLQLMGCKARHAFKISQRVFELTRNGSSTDDFQSDGMILSGFHASNSNIVEKDARAAAAICLDKTDLGSHLVLGKDYQRKSIPFELYKRRTTVFVQREKFLDIVCEALAEYKYMGPNQRADLALACKIRERKESMTVLLCGTSGCGKSTLSALLGSRLGITTVVSTDSIRHMMRSFADEKENPLLWASTYHAGECLDPIAVAEAKARRKFNKQAGVLHTLSKDELNEDHNSRKPDTRTLEVGSGAATELLNAKQMAVEGYKAQSEMVIESLDRLITAWEERKESVVVEGVHLSLNFVMGLMKKHPSIIPFMIYITNEDKHMERFAVRAKYMTLDPAKNKYVKYIRNIRTIQDYLCKRADKHLVPKINNTNVDKSVAAIHATVFGCLRRREAGEQLYDPVRNTVTVVDEEYQNQCAANSLGSKGMFQLIQRKGSSRHLMALVNSDGSVAKAWPVHSFDGNGKPIWGYGPENGIGNLMYGPLRIGKAETVNLQFGLYGISAWPSDGGTSRTGSVDESRADETDTGSRYLSSCCSSPRLSDGPAKEVKEDLSVHGSDEEIDDQLEAGSDEDLSDDGDKHRHEEIGSVDEESTKSDEEYDDLAMQDVQASGYWSDDDDGFKNKVNSVSWDQGTKLQGSKYRQNLDLFLRTRSEPVTESLCSYSSLLVEKSEKRLPPTGKAKLRKRSLSIPAL, encoded by the exons ATGGGTGAGGTGGGGAAAATACTGTACATGGTTGTGGTTGATGACGACGCCGACAAGAAGGACAAAGGAAAGGACTCTTTTCGCTACACTCGCCCTGTTCTTCAGAGCACGCTCCAGCTCATGGGATGCAAAGCTCGCCATGCCTTCAAG ATCAGCCAAAGAGTATTTGAGCTCACAAGGAATGGGAGTTCTACTGATGATTTTCAGTCCGACGGAATGATATTGTCTGGTTTCCATGCTTCCAACAGTAATATTGTTGAAAAAGATGCTCGTGCTGCTGCTGCTATTTGCCTGGATAAAACAGACCTCGGCAGTCATTTGGTTTTAGGGAAAGATTACCAAAGGAAGAGTATACCATTTGAGTTGTACAAGAGACGCACAACAGTATTTGTCCAGAGAGAGAAATTTCTAGACATTGTCTGCGAAGCTTTGGCTGAGTACAAATACATGGGCCCAAACCAGAGAGCCGACTTGGCATTAGCATGCAA GATTCGAGAACGAAAGGAATCCATGACAGTGCTGTTGTGTGGCACCAGTGGCTGTGGCAAATCCACATTGTCTGCACTGCTG GGTAGCCGATTGGGAATCACAACTGTGGTATCAACTGATTCTATAAGGCACATGATGAGAAGTTTTGCTGATGAGAAGGAGAATCCTTTGCTTTGGGCCTCCACTTACCATGCAGGGGAGTGTTTGGATCCTATTGCTGTTGCAGAAGCAAAGGCCAGAAGGAAATTTAACAAGCAGGCTGGTGTGTTACATACACTTTCCAAGGATGAATTAAACGAGGATCATAATTCTAGGAAACCTGATACCCGGACATTGGAGGTTGGATCTGGTGCTGCTACTGAACTGCTAAATGCAAAACAAATGGCTGTAGAAGGATACAAGGCGCAAAGTGAGATGGTGATTGAAAGTCTTGACAGACTAATCACTGCCTGGGAAGAACGAAAAGAGTCTGTTGTTGTTGAGGGAGTTCACTTGAGTCTTAACTTCGTT ATGGGGCTTATGAAGAAACATCCCTCAATCATACCATTCATGATATACATTACAAATGAGGACAAGCATATGGAAAGATTTGCTGTTCGAGCAAAGTATATGACATTGGACCCAgctaaaaataaatatgtaaagtATATTAGAAACATTAGGACAATCCAGGATTATCTCTGTAAGCGTGCTGACAAACATTTAGTTCCCAAAATAAACAATACAAATGTTGATAAGAGTGTAGCAGCCATCCATGCTACCGTCTTTGGTTGTCTTCGTAGGCGTGAAGCTGGAGAACAGTTATATGATCCTGTTAGAAATACAGTAACAGTTGTAGATGAGGAATATCAAAATCAATGTGCAGCCAATTCTCTGGGCTCGAAAGGAATGTTTCAGTTGATCCAGAGAAAAGGTTCTTCTAGGCATCTTATGGCTCTTGTAAACAGTGATGGATCTGTGGCAAAGGCTTGGCCTGTTCATTCTTTTGACGGTAATGGCAAACCTATATGGGGCTATGGACCTGAGAATGGCATTGGAAATCTAATGTATGGACCTTTACGGATCGGCAAGGCAGAAACTGTAAATCTTCAGTTTGGTTTGTATGGGATCAGTGCTTGGCCCAGTGATGGAGGCACTAGTCGCACTGGAAGTGTCGATGAGTCAAGAGCGGATGAGACTGATACAGGAAGCAGATATCTATCCTCGTGCTGTAGCTCACCAAGGCTGTCCGATGGACCGGCAAAGGAG GTCAAGGAGGATCTTTCAGTGCATGGCAGTGATGAAGAGATTGATGATCAACTGGAGGCGGGCAGTGATGAAGATTTAAGTGACGATGGTGACAAACATCGCCATGAGGAG ATTGGATCAGTTGACGAGGAATCTACGAAGTCTGACGAGGAGTATGATGATTTAGCCATGCAAGATGTGCAGGCGAGCGGGTATTGGTCAGATGACGACGATGGATTCAAGAATAAGGTCAATTCTGTTTCCTGGGACCAAGGTACAAAATTGCAAGGCAGTAAGTATCGCCAGAACTTGGATCTCTTCCTTAGAACTAGAAGTGAGCCAGTGACAGAGTCCCTGTGCTCATATTCGTCTTTGCTTGTGGAAAAGAGTGAAAAGAGGTTGCCACCGACTGGTAAAGCCAAATTGAGAAAACGATCCCTGAGTATTCCTGCACTATGA
- the LOC112706819 gene encoding P-loop NTPase domain-containing protein LPA1 homolog 2 isoform X1 has product MMERSDYAMRGRKPEISESGSGTATDTDTVMGEVGKILYMVVVDDDADKKDKGKDSFRYTRPVLQSTLQLMGCKARHAFKISQRVFELTRNGSSTDDFQSDGMILSGFHASNSNIVEKDARAAAAICLDKTDLGSHLVLGKDYQRKSIPFELYKRRTTVFVQREKFLDIVCEALAEYKYMGPNQRADLALACKIRERKESMTVLLCGTSGCGKSTLSALLGSRLGITTVVSTDSIRHMMRSFADEKENPLLWASTYHAGECLDPIAVAEAKARRKFNKQAGVLHTLSKDELNEDHNSRKPDTRTLEVGSGAATELLNAKQMAVEGYKAQSEMVIESLDRLITAWEERKESVVVEGVHLSLNFVMGLMKKHPSIIPFMIYITNEDKHMERFAVRAKYMTLDPAKNKYVKYIRNIRTIQDYLCKRADKHLVPKINNTNVDKSVAAIHATVFGCLRRREAGEQLYDPVRNTVTVVDEEYQNQCAANSLGSKGMFQLIQRKGSSRHLMALVNSDGSVAKAWPVHSFDGNGKPIWGYGPENGIGNLMYGPLRIGKAETVNLQFGLYGISAWPSDGGTSRTGSVDESRADETDTGSRYLSSCCSSPRLSDGPAKEVKEDLSVHGSDEEIDDQLEAGSDEDLSDDGDKHRHEEIGSVDEESTKSDEEYDDLAMQDVQASGYWSDDDDGFKNKVNSVSWDQGTKLQGSKYRQNLDLFLRTRSEPVTESLCSYSSLLVEKSEKRLPPTGKAKLRKRSLSIPAL; this is encoded by the exons ATGATGGAGAGAAGCGATTATGCGATGCGTGGAAGGAAGCCGG aAATTTCAGAATCTGGATCAGGTACAGCTACAGATACAGATACAGTGATGGGTGAGGTGGGGAAAATACTGTACATGGTTGTGGTTGATGACGACGCCGACAAGAAGGACAAAGGAAAGGACTCTTTTCGCTACACTCGCCCTGTTCTTCAGAGCACGCTCCAGCTCATGGGATGCAAAGCTCGCCATGCCTTCAAG ATCAGCCAAAGAGTATTTGAGCTCACAAGGAATGGGAGTTCTACTGATGATTTTCAGTCCGACGGAATGATATTGTCTGGTTTCCATGCTTCCAACAGTAATATTGTTGAAAAAGATGCTCGTGCTGCTGCTGCTATTTGCCTGGATAAAACAGACCTCGGCAGTCATTTGGTTTTAGGGAAAGATTACCAAAGGAAGAGTATACCATTTGAGTTGTACAAGAGACGCACAACAGTATTTGTCCAGAGAGAGAAATTTCTAGACATTGTCTGCGAAGCTTTGGCTGAGTACAAATACATGGGCCCAAACCAGAGAGCCGACTTGGCATTAGCATGCAA GATTCGAGAACGAAAGGAATCCATGACAGTGCTGTTGTGTGGCACCAGTGGCTGTGGCAAATCCACATTGTCTGCACTGCTG GGTAGCCGATTGGGAATCACAACTGTGGTATCAACTGATTCTATAAGGCACATGATGAGAAGTTTTGCTGATGAGAAGGAGAATCCTTTGCTTTGGGCCTCCACTTACCATGCAGGGGAGTGTTTGGATCCTATTGCTGTTGCAGAAGCAAAGGCCAGAAGGAAATTTAACAAGCAGGCTGGTGTGTTACATACACTTTCCAAGGATGAATTAAACGAGGATCATAATTCTAGGAAACCTGATACCCGGACATTGGAGGTTGGATCTGGTGCTGCTACTGAACTGCTAAATGCAAAACAAATGGCTGTAGAAGGATACAAGGCGCAAAGTGAGATGGTGATTGAAAGTCTTGACAGACTAATCACTGCCTGGGAAGAACGAAAAGAGTCTGTTGTTGTTGAGGGAGTTCACTTGAGTCTTAACTTCGTT ATGGGGCTTATGAAGAAACATCCCTCAATCATACCATTCATGATATACATTACAAATGAGGACAAGCATATGGAAAGATTTGCTGTTCGAGCAAAGTATATGACATTGGACCCAgctaaaaataaatatgtaaagtATATTAGAAACATTAGGACAATCCAGGATTATCTCTGTAAGCGTGCTGACAAACATTTAGTTCCCAAAATAAACAATACAAATGTTGATAAGAGTGTAGCAGCCATCCATGCTACCGTCTTTGGTTGTCTTCGTAGGCGTGAAGCTGGAGAACAGTTATATGATCCTGTTAGAAATACAGTAACAGTTGTAGATGAGGAATATCAAAATCAATGTGCAGCCAATTCTCTGGGCTCGAAAGGAATGTTTCAGTTGATCCAGAGAAAAGGTTCTTCTAGGCATCTTATGGCTCTTGTAAACAGTGATGGATCTGTGGCAAAGGCTTGGCCTGTTCATTCTTTTGACGGTAATGGCAAACCTATATGGGGCTATGGACCTGAGAATGGCATTGGAAATCTAATGTATGGACCTTTACGGATCGGCAAGGCAGAAACTGTAAATCTTCAGTTTGGTTTGTATGGGATCAGTGCTTGGCCCAGTGATGGAGGCACTAGTCGCACTGGAAGTGTCGATGAGTCAAGAGCGGATGAGACTGATACAGGAAGCAGATATCTATCCTCGTGCTGTAGCTCACCAAGGCTGTCCGATGGACCGGCAAAGGAG GTCAAGGAGGATCTTTCAGTGCATGGCAGTGATGAAGAGATTGATGATCAACTGGAGGCGGGCAGTGATGAAGATTTAAGTGACGATGGTGACAAACATCGCCATGAGGAG ATTGGATCAGTTGACGAGGAATCTACGAAGTCTGACGAGGAGTATGATGATTTAGCCATGCAAGATGTGCAGGCGAGCGGGTATTGGTCAGATGACGACGATGGATTCAAGAATAAGGTCAATTCTGTTTCCTGGGACCAAGGTACAAAATTGCAAGGCAGTAAGTATCGCCAGAACTTGGATCTCTTCCTTAGAACTAGAAGTGAGCCAGTGACAGAGTCCCTGTGCTCATATTCGTCTTTGCTTGTGGAAAAGAGTGAAAAGAGGTTGCCACCGACTGGTAAAGCCAAATTGAGAAAACGATCCCTGAGTATTCCTGCACTATGA
- the LOC112706819 gene encoding P-loop NTPase domain-containing protein LPA1 homolog 2 isoform X2, whose translation MMERSDYAMRGRKPESGSGTATDTDTVMGEVGKILYMVVVDDDADKKDKGKDSFRYTRPVLQSTLQLMGCKARHAFKISQRVFELTRNGSSTDDFQSDGMILSGFHASNSNIVEKDARAAAAICLDKTDLGSHLVLGKDYQRKSIPFELYKRRTTVFVQREKFLDIVCEALAEYKYMGPNQRADLALACKIRERKESMTVLLCGTSGCGKSTLSALLGSRLGITTVVSTDSIRHMMRSFADEKENPLLWASTYHAGECLDPIAVAEAKARRKFNKQAGVLHTLSKDELNEDHNSRKPDTRTLEVGSGAATELLNAKQMAVEGYKAQSEMVIESLDRLITAWEERKESVVVEGVHLSLNFVMGLMKKHPSIIPFMIYITNEDKHMERFAVRAKYMTLDPAKNKYVKYIRNIRTIQDYLCKRADKHLVPKINNTNVDKSVAAIHATVFGCLRRREAGEQLYDPVRNTVTVVDEEYQNQCAANSLGSKGMFQLIQRKGSSRHLMALVNSDGSVAKAWPVHSFDGNGKPIWGYGPENGIGNLMYGPLRIGKAETVNLQFGLYGISAWPSDGGTSRTGSVDESRADETDTGSRYLSSCCSSPRLSDGPAKEVKEDLSVHGSDEEIDDQLEAGSDEDLSDDGDKHRHEEIGSVDEESTKSDEEYDDLAMQDVQASGYWSDDDDGFKNKVNSVSWDQGTKLQGSKYRQNLDLFLRTRSEPVTESLCSYSSLLVEKSEKRLPPTGKAKLRKRSLSIPAL comes from the exons ATGATGGAGAGAAGCGATTATGCGATGCGTGGAAGGAAGCCGG AATCTGGATCAGGTACAGCTACAGATACAGATACAGTGATGGGTGAGGTGGGGAAAATACTGTACATGGTTGTGGTTGATGACGACGCCGACAAGAAGGACAAAGGAAAGGACTCTTTTCGCTACACTCGCCCTGTTCTTCAGAGCACGCTCCAGCTCATGGGATGCAAAGCTCGCCATGCCTTCAAG ATCAGCCAAAGAGTATTTGAGCTCACAAGGAATGGGAGTTCTACTGATGATTTTCAGTCCGACGGAATGATATTGTCTGGTTTCCATGCTTCCAACAGTAATATTGTTGAAAAAGATGCTCGTGCTGCTGCTGCTATTTGCCTGGATAAAACAGACCTCGGCAGTCATTTGGTTTTAGGGAAAGATTACCAAAGGAAGAGTATACCATTTGAGTTGTACAAGAGACGCACAACAGTATTTGTCCAGAGAGAGAAATTTCTAGACATTGTCTGCGAAGCTTTGGCTGAGTACAAATACATGGGCCCAAACCAGAGAGCCGACTTGGCATTAGCATGCAA GATTCGAGAACGAAAGGAATCCATGACAGTGCTGTTGTGTGGCACCAGTGGCTGTGGCAAATCCACATTGTCTGCACTGCTG GGTAGCCGATTGGGAATCACAACTGTGGTATCAACTGATTCTATAAGGCACATGATGAGAAGTTTTGCTGATGAGAAGGAGAATCCTTTGCTTTGGGCCTCCACTTACCATGCAGGGGAGTGTTTGGATCCTATTGCTGTTGCAGAAGCAAAGGCCAGAAGGAAATTTAACAAGCAGGCTGGTGTGTTACATACACTTTCCAAGGATGAATTAAACGAGGATCATAATTCTAGGAAACCTGATACCCGGACATTGGAGGTTGGATCTGGTGCTGCTACTGAACTGCTAAATGCAAAACAAATGGCTGTAGAAGGATACAAGGCGCAAAGTGAGATGGTGATTGAAAGTCTTGACAGACTAATCACTGCCTGGGAAGAACGAAAAGAGTCTGTTGTTGTTGAGGGAGTTCACTTGAGTCTTAACTTCGTT ATGGGGCTTATGAAGAAACATCCCTCAATCATACCATTCATGATATACATTACAAATGAGGACAAGCATATGGAAAGATTTGCTGTTCGAGCAAAGTATATGACATTGGACCCAgctaaaaataaatatgtaaagtATATTAGAAACATTAGGACAATCCAGGATTATCTCTGTAAGCGTGCTGACAAACATTTAGTTCCCAAAATAAACAATACAAATGTTGATAAGAGTGTAGCAGCCATCCATGCTACCGTCTTTGGTTGTCTTCGTAGGCGTGAAGCTGGAGAACAGTTATATGATCCTGTTAGAAATACAGTAACAGTTGTAGATGAGGAATATCAAAATCAATGTGCAGCCAATTCTCTGGGCTCGAAAGGAATGTTTCAGTTGATCCAGAGAAAAGGTTCTTCTAGGCATCTTATGGCTCTTGTAAACAGTGATGGATCTGTGGCAAAGGCTTGGCCTGTTCATTCTTTTGACGGTAATGGCAAACCTATATGGGGCTATGGACCTGAGAATGGCATTGGAAATCTAATGTATGGACCTTTACGGATCGGCAAGGCAGAAACTGTAAATCTTCAGTTTGGTTTGTATGGGATCAGTGCTTGGCCCAGTGATGGAGGCACTAGTCGCACTGGAAGTGTCGATGAGTCAAGAGCGGATGAGACTGATACAGGAAGCAGATATCTATCCTCGTGCTGTAGCTCACCAAGGCTGTCCGATGGACCGGCAAAGGAG GTCAAGGAGGATCTTTCAGTGCATGGCAGTGATGAAGAGATTGATGATCAACTGGAGGCGGGCAGTGATGAAGATTTAAGTGACGATGGTGACAAACATCGCCATGAGGAG ATTGGATCAGTTGACGAGGAATCTACGAAGTCTGACGAGGAGTATGATGATTTAGCCATGCAAGATGTGCAGGCGAGCGGGTATTGGTCAGATGACGACGATGGATTCAAGAATAAGGTCAATTCTGTTTCCTGGGACCAAGGTACAAAATTGCAAGGCAGTAAGTATCGCCAGAACTTGGATCTCTTCCTTAGAACTAGAAGTGAGCCAGTGACAGAGTCCCTGTGCTCATATTCGTCTTTGCTTGTGGAAAAGAGTGAAAAGAGGTTGCCACCGACTGGTAAAGCCAAATTGAGAAAACGATCCCTGAGTATTCCTGCACTATGA